The segment GTCGACGGCGCCGACGGGCGTCGTGGCGACGGGGGCGGCCTCGACGGGCGCCGCGGCCTCCGGGATCGCCGCCGTGGCGCCGGAGTCGACGGGCGTGTCGGCGGGAGCCGCGACCGTAGGAGCCGTCGCCACCGGGGTCGGGGTCGGCTGCGCCTTCGGGCACTGCGCGGTCACCACGGCGGGGGTGGTCAACTGGAGAGCGACCTTCTTCGCCCCGGTGGACATCGCCGTGGAGAGCGGGACGTACCCGCCGGGGAGGTCGCCGCGCGCGTCTCCTGCGGTCTGCCCGCGGCCCGCGGCGTAATCGATGAGCCGTGCGTAGTTCACGCGCTCCGCCGGGGTGGCGGCGCAGACGTTGACGGCCGCGTAGCTGAGCATCGACAGCGGGTACGCGTCGACGGCACGCGACGAGGCGTCCGCCACGAGGACGCCGGGGACGTCCGAGGGCTTCATCGCGGCCACGCCCTTGCCGATGGAATCGGTCGTGGGGGCGATCGCCTGACCGGCGCCGTTGACGAGCTTGGCCGTCGCGAGCCCGTACCGGGCGGCCGACGCGGCATCGGTGACGGACAGGATGAAGCGGCTCCCGGGAACCTGCGCGCCGAGCGACGTGTAGCCCTTCGGCTGCCCGTACGGGTTCCAGGAGTCCTTCTCGTTGGGGTCGGCCTTGAGCGTTCGTGACGCCCCCTCGTGCATGTCGTTCATGTAGGGGCGCATGTCGAGGGTCCCGAACCCGGTCTCGTCCTTGTCGCCGCCCTTGGCCACCGTGAGGTCGGCCTTCGGGAAGGTGTCGAGGGTCGTGTCCGTCGCGAGGCCGAGAGGAACGTAGGACGGGTTGATCCTGGTGCCCCACTCGTCGGCGTGCCCCTGGAGGAACGACTCGGCCAGCGGATCCGACCGTATCCACGCCCAGACGCGCGCGTTCGCGTCCGACGACCCGAGCGCCACCATCAGGCCCGCGGGGCTGACGTCGCTCCGGCTCTTGGCGAAGGTCGGGTTGAGCGCCAGGAACTCCGGGTCGGTCACGAGGCTCGAGGGGTTGGCCTGGACGACCCTGTCGGCGAGGCCGCGCCCCGGGACGTCGGCCTGGTAGGTCTGGGTGAGCAGCTTCGCGACGAGGCGCGCGTTCAGGGTGAGGTCCCGATCCTGCAGCCCGTTGCTGTCGATGGCGGGGGCGTCCGGATAGAGGCGGTAGTCGATCGTGAAGGCGACGACGATCGCGTTCTCGGCGACCGGCGCGTAGGCGATGCTCGTGCCGGAGGACGTCGCCGCGTCGAGGGGCGAGTTGACGAGGGCGAGGCGGGAGGCGCCGTCGATCGTCGACACGATCTGCTTCTTGGCCTCGTCGTCGCCGATCTGCGAGAACCCGTACGTGGTGCCGAGACCGCAGAGGGCGGGCTGCCAGGACGTGACGGCCTCCGTCACGGTCTCCGAGCCGACGAGCCGCTCCTCGGCGTTCCCGATCGGGCAGGACTGCGCGACCGACTGGAAGCCCAGCTTGACGGCCACGCGGTTGCGCCAGGCCGAGGCCGACAGCGGGGAACCCGTGATCCTGCCCGCCGCGTTCTCGGTGGAGGCGCTGCCGTCGAGGTTGTGCTCGCCGCGCGGGACGATGACCAGCCAGCAGGAGCGGGGCGTGACGCTGCCCTTCACGGAGCTGTCGTCGGCGCCGCAGCCGAGCTGGGGGGCCTGGAGGTTCGTCTCGGTGGCGAAGGTGACCTGGCCGGAGCCGTTGCGGGCCGTCCTCGCCGCGCTGATCTCGTTGGTGGTCGTCGCGTCGAACTGCTTCGAGAGGTCGACCGTCGACTTCGCGAGCGTGCCGTCGACCGCGCGGAAGGGCACGCGATAGGCCCGGAGGAATGGGTTCTCGATCGGCGGGTCGAGCAGGAGATCCGGATCCGCGGCGTCGCCCGAGAGCTGCGGGTCCTGGAGGGGATCGTCTCCCAGGACCAGGTCGCGCTTCGAGGTCCCCGTGCCCATGAGCGACGCGAGCGTCGCCGACGGCGCACCCCAGAGGCACTGCTCGGGCGAGGGGCCGGTGGCCTCGTCGCCCCAGCACTGCATCACCTGGACGTAGTCGGTCGAGTACTCGCTCGCCGGCGTCGCGACGCCGCCGGTCCAGGAGACGGTGACGCCCTGGTCGACGAGGTTCTGCGTCTGGCTGACCGAGAAGCTCATCTTCTGGAAGGCGGCCGCGTCCGGGTTGTCCGACGCGGTGGCCGGGTCGCCGAGCTGCTTCTGGGCGTCGGTCCACGAGACCGTGACCGCGGATCCTGCCGGCGTCGGGCTGGTGGCCGCACCGGCCGGGATCGTGGCCAGGAGGAGCGCCCCCGAGACGGTGGTGGTGACGAGGCCGAAGGCGAGGGCCGCGCGGCCGAGGCGGACGAGCTGCTGGTGCCTCACTTGCGGAGCCTCCGTCGCGACAGCATCACGCCGATCAGCGCGGGGATGAAGACGATGCCGAGGAGAGCGGCCACGGCGCCGACCATCATGGTCTGCTGCGGTCCCCAGGAGCCGTCGCTCGCGACGCTCACGGGGAGCGCCACCACGTTGGTGCAGACCCCCGAGTCGGAGTCGCAGGAGATGGGCGACCCGTTGCTGAGGGCGTTCGCCGTCGTCGCGCTGCCGCCCGAGCCGGACGACGCCCCGCCGCCGGAGCCGGACGCGCTCGAACCCGATCCCGATCCGGATCCCGATCCGCTGCCGCTCCCTGCGGAGCCCGAGCCGCCACCCGACCCCGAGCCGCCGGAGCCCGAGGCCGACGTCGTGCCGGTCTTCGTGCCCGCGGTCGTCTGGGTCGGCGTCGCCGTGCCCTTCGCGCCGCCGGTCCCGACCGTGCACTGCGTCGCGCCGAGCTTGTCGCAGGCGGGCGGCTGAGGCGCGTTCTTCGCGAGGGTGTTGCTGCCGTCGGCCGAGAACGTCGGGTTGTGGCAGGTCTTGATGTCGACGGTCTTCGCCACGACGCCCGGGATCCTGCGGACCTGGTCGAGGCCGGCCTGCACGAGGTTGATCGGGAGCGGCGAGTAGCCGAGGACCTCCGCCTGCTGCTGCCCCTCGCAGAGGAAGTAGTTCGCGAAGGCGCTGAGGGTCTTCCCCTTGGCGGTCGTGAAGTTCGTCGCCGTCGACGTCGGGACGATCATGTAGGAGTACGACGACAAGGGGTAGGCGCGCGAGTCGGCGTTGTTGTAGACCCCGTCGAGGATCTGCGTGAGATACGAGCTCGACGATTTGTCGGTATTGATCCTGGCACCCAGGAGCCCCACCGCGACGTTCGAGGCCGTCGGTTCGACGTAGTAGCCGGACTTGTTGAGGATCTTCGCGACCGGGTAGCCGGTCTTCAGGGCGTAGGAGTACTCGACGTAGGTGATCGTGCCGACGTTCGCCTTCTGGGCGACGTAGCCGGAGACGCCCTGGGAGTTCGGCTGGGCGATGAAACCCTTGCCCGGGATGACGGGGTAGTTCGACGTGATCCCGCAGGGCGTCGGACGACCGGCCGCGCGGCAGTAGGAGTTCCAGTCGGAGGGGTACTGCTTGCTCATCCAGGTCGTGAACTGCGCGGTCGAGCCGGAGCCG is part of the Frondihabitans sp. 762G35 genome and harbors:
- the pstS gene encoding phosphate ABC transporter substrate-binding protein PstS codes for the protein MKTTRRRALAAVIATFAVAVALAPAAAAHAETYTRISGAGSSWSSNAIQQWAVNVKQYGMQIDYASTGSSDGRNQFKAGTVDFAVSEIPYGIKDGGVTDAPPTVGYAYMPIVAGGTSFMYNLVSGGKQVTNLRLSGPVLTKIFTGGITSWDDKAIKADNPGLELPKRQIVPVVRSDGSGSTAQFTTWMSKQYPSDWNSYCRAAGRPTPCGITSNYPVIPGKGFIAQPNSQGVSGYVAQKANVGTITYVEYSYALKTGYPVAKILNKSGYYVEPTASNVAVGLLGARINTDKSSSSYLTQILDGVYNNADSRAYPLSSYSYMIVPTSTATNFTTAKGKTLSAFANYFLCEGQQQAEVLGYSPLPINLVQAGLDQVRRIPGVVAKTVDIKTCHNPTFSADGSNTLAKNAPQPPACDKLGATQCTVGTGGAKGTATPTQTTAGTKTGTTSASGSGGSGSGGGSGSAGSGSGSGSGSGSGSSASGSGGGASSGSGGSATTANALSNGSPISCDSDSGVCTNVVALPVSVASDGSWGPQQTMMVGAVAALLGIVFIPALIGVMLSRRRLRK